CTTCAGGTCAGCTTGTCTGGTGTGTGGGTAAATACTATACATTGCATAGCTCATGCGGCACTTATTTCTTTTAGAAGGACTGTGGGCAATGGTGCGCCACATGGGGCTCATTAAAGGCATTTCAATCTGCAAGTGCTATCAAAGTGTGCGTCGGGAAGTGCGAAGCTGCACCATCACTAAACTGAGCAATATGGCgacttttcactttcactgacTGAAATGAGAGATAAGGTTAAATGTTTCTTATTTGAACAACTGGAGGGAGTCCAACCTTCCCCTTCACGGATCCAAACGTTAACAAAAAGGGATAAATGTGATTCCACCGTCTTCATGTGCTATAAAAGAGTATTTGTTCAACCCATGAGGGGAAGATGGCCTCGTCGTTGGAAAACTaaatcattgttttgctttaatgatACAAAAACCAAGGAAGAGGCTGGAAGTTTGGAATTATTTAAACTTTGGATGGTTGGTCAGGTCTTGTAGTCCCTTTGGGATTGTACGTGGACTGGACTGAGTAGGGCTGGACTTGGTTTGTGTCGTTAACTGAACTCTTCAGATTCCAGTCGGGCTCAGGTTTTGGCTGCTCTCAAACAATTTGCCGCCTGTTTGTTAAAAATaagtcaatgttgtgtttaaccGCAAAAGTATGTTCACATCTCACAGTCCAAGATCAACACCAGACTGCGTTCACTCTGAAGGGTTCATAGTGAGCGTCCAATGGAGTTAAATTGAGTTTGACAATTCCtacatttaaataatatattGAGAAACAGATTGGTGATTCCTAGACAAGCTCTGCAGAAATCCTGTGAGAAGTTCGGGTTAGATTTAGGTTGACCTCGACCCTTGGTTGCTAGAAGTTCAAATAGCAGTACCTTTCCAACTTTCAGAAACATGCTACAGTGCCTCCTGAACAGTGAGAAGAAGAATCCAGAGCTGTGAAGAGATGCATATCAACGACTGGAAACACAACCTCCACACAGTTAAGGGCTTTTTGAATTTCATCTTTTAGCCGTCAGACTGTAGGATTGTTTCAAGGTTCGGTGTCTCATCACCTTGTTGAAAAGTCTCTACAGGTCATGTCGACAGTCTGTTTCCATCCATTTCGGGACGGCGTCCGAACGTCGAAGCCGGTTTTATCTTGGACGTAGTGTAAATGTGACTCCAGGCCAGAAGTGCTGTACGTTGATGACTGCTGTATGAACATCTTCAGTGCTCGTCCCACACGTTTGCACACACTGCTCTCGAAAGAGGCATCGTTGAATCACCCCAACCTTCTTTGTGACTCATGTAAGGCTCCCTACACCTCCTTTGGAGACGTTATTTTCACGTTCAAGGTTGGGTTTATGTTCTACACATGAAGAGTTTAATTCCAAAACAAGATACCCACTTCTAAACAAGTGGCACCTACTCTAACAACGTGACTGAAAATTACATcaaatgctgctgctttgtaAAGGCTAGTAGGTTACGTAAGTTGAACACTTGAGCAAACCAGATCCTCACTATCTTAGAGATATTTAATGACGAGCTTCAGAGATTGATTGTTTTGGAAGAGAACTCTTCACGTCCCTTTGAAGGAGACTGAAACAGTCTTCCACCAGAGAATATAACCAAATATATcaacaaacataaatatatatacaagtTTTTGTGCAGGCATACATGAGGGTGTGTAGATATGTGTGGATGAGgttgtgtgtgcgcatgttgtCTCCATCGTCCATAAATATTCTGTttctaaattcatttttttgttgtaatattGTGAATCTGTTTACAGTTAAGTTCTTCAGTTCCACCTTAAATAAACAAGAATAAAACCTACTCAAGCACAGCCACACTCCTCCACGATCATGTTGGGAACGTCCCGCTTGACGATGTTGTACTCGTCATCGAAGTAGAGCATGGACATGGTGCTCAGCTTGGTGGGAATGCAGCAGGAGTTCATGGAGCCCGGGCTCATCCCCCGCATGCGGTACTGGTTCACCACCGCCGTGTGGAAGGACGAGGCCGAACCGGGGACGCCTGCCATGTAGGCTGGACAGTTCCCCTCGCAGTAGTTCCCAAAGTAGCCTGACGGCGCGATGATCCAGTCGTTCCAGCCGATGAGCCGGAAGTCTATGTAGAACTGTTGGCGGCAGCACAGGCTGCTGCTACCGTCACACTCCAGCCCCCTCTTGCGGATCCGGTGTTTGTTGTCAGCCTGCCGCGCCTGCACCACCAGGAAGGGCCGGTGGGACTCGTCATTATGGTTGAGCAGGATGGGCACGACGCCGTCCGCCTCGCAGCCCTCGCAGCGCACGTCCAGGTTCTGGCGCCGGTCACCCTTCTCAAACACCAACCGGACGGCGTCGGTCAGCATGAAAGTGTGCCAGCCGCTGCGCTTCAGCTCCACCCGTTTCTCCACCAGGTTCCACTTGCTACCAAGGCCGGGCTCCTGGTAGTACACCTTCACCGTCACCTTCCGCCTTGGACGCACCTCCAGAGGAGACGGCAGCAGCTTGAAGTAGAGCCAGAGGGTGGCCTGCGTCACGTACAGGTTCTGGTTCCCCTCGCTGGAGATCTGGAAGAACAGGCTGGACTTGGATGTCACCATGTCATCTGAGGAACAAAACCACATCAGAGGACGTAGTCATTAATAAAGCCATCGAGGTCATATATTACTTCACTGACTTCTGACAACACTTTGTACATTCACAAAAAACTGAGCATCTGGAAGCACTGGGGACATTTACATGAAGGTGGACAGCTCTGTCAGCTCTTCCTCATGTGGAACATTTTCAACACTGGACGGTTGCAAAGGGGATTGGGCGCTGAGGGAGGCGGGGGGTGCACTTGGGAACAGCTTAAAGTAAGACAACAGGCCCCGGCCTCCCCTCAGTTCAGGGTGGCAGCACAGATCCTGCGGACTGTGACAGGAAGGCGTTGGGCGCAGGGCCACTTGGCCTCCGAATTGGCCCGAatatgagggggggggggggg
This genomic window from Enoplosus armatus isolate fEnoArm2 chromosome 24, fEnoArm2.hap1, whole genome shotgun sequence contains:
- the LOC139306730 gene encoding inhibin beta B chain-like, which gives rise to MSSCLLRLALFVACVLSIRCTAAPGNTCASCGVAQPEDPESGRLNVDFLEAVKRHILSRLQMRERPNITHPVSKAAMVTALRKLHAGKLREDGRVEIPNLDGHPMSNEVLEESSEIISFAEKDDMVTSKSSLFFQISSEGNQNLYVTQATLWLYFKLLPSPLEVRPRRKVTVKVYYQEPGLGSKWNLVEKRVELKRSGWHTFMLTDAVRLVFEKGDRRQNLDVRCEGCEADGVVPILLNHNDESHRPFLVVQARQADNKHRIRKRGLECDGSSSLCCRQQFYIDFRLIGWNDWIIAPSGYFGNYCEGNCPAYMAGVPGSASSFHTAVVNQYRMRGMSPGSMNSCCIPTKLSTMSMLYFDDEYNIVKRDVPNMIVEECGCA